The genomic stretch CGGCATCCTTGGCCAGCAGGACCGTGCCGGTGGTCTGGTCATAGACATAGGCGGCGGGGGCGCTGGTCTCAAATGTCTGCGCAGGCAGCGCGCTGGCGCAGAGGGTCATGAGACCGGCAATCAGAAGGCGTCTTGCGATTTTCATGGGCTGTCCTTTTGTCATTCACCGGTCAGCACATAGGCATCCGCGAAACCCAGCGCCCTGACCCGCGCAAGGGCCTGCTGATCCGGCACCGGCCCCGCAACCACGCGCCAGAGGCTGCGGCCACCGGCCTGTTGATTGGTGACGCTTACCCCGAAGCCCGCGCTTGTCAATGCGACGGCGGCGGCATCGGCATTGTCGCGGATGCTAAAGACCCCGACCTGCGCCAAGGGGGATTGGGGCAGCGGCATCGCACCAGTGTCTATGTCTGTGGCCGTGGCCGTGGCTGGCACCACCGCGACCGAGGCCAGACCCGCATCATTGGCCTGATCTGTGGCCTGTTCGGTGACCGGATCGGCGGGCGGCTCGATTGCGGCGGGCGGCGCGACCACGATCTCTTGGCGGCGCAGCACGACGACGTTCAATTCGGTGGGCGCCCCCGGCAGAACGCCCAGATCCTCGGCCGCATCAGAGGATAATTGCAGCGCCGGCCCCGGATTTTCCCGTTCGCGCCGGAACAAGGCCCCCACCGTCGATTGCCCGTTCACGGCATTGCGGATCACGACGCGTTCGGGGTCGCGCACATCGGGATGCGCCACCCAGATCCCCCCCAGCGAGGGGCGGCCATCCCACAGGCCCTGATCCGTGACCTCGAAGATATCGGGCCGCTCGACATCCTGCGTGCTCGCGATACGCGCGGATGCGGCGCCATTCACCTGCGTCATGGGGCCAGCGCCGCCCGGGTCAAGCGGCGCACAGGCGGCCAGCAGCACCGCATAGCCAAGCGCATAGGACAATCTTGCCCCGCGCCCACGCCTTTGACCGTCAGCTTTGCCTGCCATCTTCGCTCCCTCTCATCCGCGTCTTGCGCGCGAATATCAGCCTTTGTGCGGTCTTGCGCGGGGACATGCAGCACCGGGCGGACCGGCCCCAGCCCCGCGACACAACCCCCGCATGATTTTGCCAAAGGATAGCGGCCTGCGGCGGACAATGAAAGTGTCTAGGCCCGGGCCGGCAAAATTTTCGCCACCGCCGAACGCGCTTTTCGAATCGTTGCACAGCCGCTAACAGGACCCGGTCGGAGGAGTGGCAGAGTGGTTGAATGCACCGGTCTTGAAAACCGACGTAGGTGAAAGTCTACCGTGGGTTCGAATCCCACCTCCTCCGCCAGATGGCCATTGATCAAGCGTTCTCGCGACACGGATGCGGCCAGAGGTCGTTTCTGATATTAAAGGGTTATGCGGACATGCTGTGCCCTGGCCTGCGCGCGAAGAGGTCCGGAAGCGGTCTTTCAAAGCCGGTATTGTCCTGACCTCAAAACTGCACTGATTTGGTGAAGTTTCAGCAAGGCATCGGCCGGCGCCCAGCTTTCGGCGCCAGCGTGGGATCATGTGGCGCGATCAGCGTCAGCAGCCGACCCCAAGGCACAACCGCACCCATCTCCGCCTCAAACTGCTCGGGCCGCGTGAGGTTCTTATTCATCGCATCACGACGCGAGGGAAAGGCAGGGTGTTTTGGGATCGCAAAAGCGCCTGGCAGATGTTGTCCAAGTTGACCAGATCAGGCCGAAAGCGGCGGTTTTTCAGAGGTTTGTTTAGATAATCATAGCGTAGGTGGTGTGTTGATCCACAAGACCTGCGCGACGCTTTCACTGGTGTTCCGGTATCCATGCGGTAGCGCCGATGAAAAGTAGATGACATCTCCCTGACGCAGGAAATGCGATCTCTGATCGACGACAACTTCAAGCTCTCCCTTGATCATATAGCCAAACTCTTCTCCTTCATGGGTGACAAACGAGTTGGTGCTCGCCCCCTCGGGGATGTTGAGAATATTGGCTTGCAGCAATCCGGACCTGTGGATTGGCAAGATCCGCTCGAACCAGGACCCTGCTTGTTCAAGCTCTGGTTCAACTTGGAAACGCGCCCTGCGGTCAGCGCGAAAGACCGTAACGCCAGAATCAAAAGATGAATTTTCAGCTTCAAGGAAAAGCTCGGCAATACTGGTGTCGAGCGCCGCGGTCAGGCGGTGCAGCATCGAGATAGACGGTGCCAGTTTATCGTTTTCGAGCTTCGAGATCATACTCTCTGAACAATCCACGATCTGTGCCAGTTGCCGCAGAGTATAGCCTTTGACCAATCTGGCATGCTTTAGCCGCGCTCCCGTTCGTGGTGCCTGATTTTTCCCGCTGGCATTGGCCTTCTCGGAGCCGTTGGGTTCTCGCTGGGGTGATGTGACAGCAGAGCGACGAAGCGATTTCGACTCTCGGATTGGCGCCCGTTTTTCCAACTTAACTTTCCTTTCCGCGTTCTTTTTACTCAAGCAACATGCCACATGGTCAATATTTAGACAACATGCGCGGCAAAAAATTGCAATTTAGTCAAGTCACTTGATCAACAGTCAAATCGCTGTTGTGATCAACTCAACCGGCACCAGAACATTGGTGAATGGTTCGCGCAGCAGATGACAGCAGTCGCAGGCCCCAATTGTTATCTCGTCGCTTACCATCCGCTCGTCTGCAGGCCTCCCAAATGGGTTTCCTCAAGGATGCCCGCAGCTTGAGAAGGAAACCGTCAAATGAAGGACCAGGATACTGGCGCGCGTCAAGAGTTTCAGCTTGAAGAAGCGACCATAGACCAAATGCAGAGTGCTATTTGCGCAGGACAGATCACCTGCGTAGAGATTGTACAGCATTACATCGACAGGGCGCGTGCCTATAACGGTGTCGCCAGCATGCTGATAACAGAAAATGGTGAGGCTGTAGATCCTGCTCCGGGTACATTGCGCGCCGGCGCAGCGCTGCGTTTTCCTACAAAAACCATCAAGGCTGCGGACCTTCTTCCCGATCTTGACCGCTACAAGGGCAAACCGCTTGAATTCGGGCGTATGGAGCCGACGGCGTCTGACCCCGACGTCATGCAACAATATGGTATGATTACCGGCATCGAAAACGGTACGCAGGTCAACGCACTTGGTACGCTCAACATTCGTGGTGAACGATCGGTCACCTGCAAAGGCGATTTTGACAGGCATCCAGATGACGGACCGTTGCCCGAAGGCGCACCTGCGGTTTGCGAGATCTTCCGCAAACTTCCGGATGCGCTTGAAATCGCGGCAGAAATGGATGCGCAATGGGGCACCTCTCCGGACCTTGACGCGATGCCACTCTATGGCGTCGTTTTCTCGTTTAAGGATCCGTTCGATACCAAGGACATGCGGTCCACCGGTGCCGCGGATGCCCGCTATGACATGGACGCGCCGGCGCGTGACCATCAGCTTGTCGACCGACTGCGCCGGAAAGGGGCGATCATCTTCGCCAAGGCGATTAACACCGAGTACAATGGTCGCGGCGGTGATCCGGGCGGTGCTTATACTGCGGACAAGGTCCTGCCTTCGACACTTGGATACCAGCGTAGCAGCTGGGGAGGCAATCCCTGCAACGTTTATGACACCACCCGGTCAGCCTCGCTTGGGTCCAGTTCCGGATCGGCCGTCTCGGTCAGTGCGAACCTCGTCATGGCGAGCCTTGGCGAGGAAACCCGCGCGTCATGCCGGGGTCCATCCAACCACAATTCCGTCGCGCTCATCTTGCCGCATAAGGCGATGATCGGTTTCGATGGCGGCGCGATTGGTGCTGATATCTACTGTGACCGAACGGGCATTCACGCCCGCAAGATCGCTGATGCGGCCAAGATCCTTGATGCGCTCGCAGGGCCTGATGAATCGACATATGACCCCCGCGACGTCTTTACAACGGTGCCACGCAGCACGGTTCTGAAGACCGGTTATCTTGAAGCTGCGCGCAGGCTTGGCGCAGAAGGATCGCTGAAGGGCAAGCGGATCGGCATCATCCGCGAGTCCATGTTGCGGACCGGGTTGAAGATGACACAGCCGATCGTTGATGCAGCAGATGCCGAGATCAGGACAGTGCTGGGGGATCATCTGGGCGCGACGTTGGTGGAATCCCGTGCCGCCGGGTGGAATGGCGACAGTGGGCTGGAACAGATGAGCGTGGATTTCACCACCGCGCTTTGCAGGCTTGTACCCGTCTTCATGCCGGAGATCCTTTTCCGCCTGACAGCATCCGGTGAGCCGCTTTTTCCGGATTTTGCGGCCGCCATCGCGCCGACAGAATTCATGCCCGGCAAGACCTTCGGGTCCGGAACGCTTGCCCCGATTGACTATTGCATCAAGCTCGCCGAGGGGCTGATCCCTCCGCCGTCGAACCTGAACATTGCGACCATTCAGCCACAAGAACTCGCGATGGCCTTCCGGTTCCACATCCCGCAATACCTTGTGCGGCGCGCTGCGGACTGGGCGGAACTTGGGGTCAAGGAAACGCTGGTCGATTTCAAAAGTCTCAACGCAAGATCCAAATTCTGGGGCGACGACCAGCGCGCCGCATTCAAGAACTGGGAAGAAGTAACCGACCTGCGCAATCCGCTAGACCAGCGTCAGGGCGTGAACGAGCGGATCATGCTGCGCGAGCTTCTGCGCCGCGTCGACATGATGGTCATTCTGGAAAACGAGCTTGATTGCTTTGTGCGACTGCACACGCCGCTTGCCCCCGGCAAGATTGGGGGAGCCGCAGAACCTGGCGCACGTCACAATATGCGCGGCGAGGCGTTCTATGGCCCCAATGCGGGCCTGACCGAAGTGTTGATCCCGGCGGGATACGTGCGGACTGTCTATGATCCGGTATTCCGGCTGAGTGATGACGGGACCGAATACATCAGCGATTACAGCGATGAACCGACCATTGTCGCAGAGCCGGGAATGCCGTTTTCGTTGGTCTTCCGGGCAGAACCCGGGATGGAGGACACGATCCTCGATGTGGCCTCTGCATATGAGAACGCCTCGATGCGACGGGTGATGCCGCCCAGCTTCCCGCCGATCCCAAAGAGCTGACATGGCAGGCGGCCATGCCTGCGCAAGACATGGCCGCCGATGTTTTGACCTGCACGCGAAAGGGAAAGAGAAATGATCGATCGAATGCCAGATCGCGGAGGGCCCCAGCAGCCGTTGCTGATAGCCCGCGGGCTTACCAAGCATTTCCCGCTGTCAAAATCGCTTATGCGGCGGCACGAAGTCGTGCAGGCAGTCGATAACATCGATTTTTCGGTGATGAAGGGCGAAACGCTTGGAATTGTGGGCGAGTCCGGTTGCGGCAAGTCGACTGCATCGCGCCTTATCATGCAGCTGATCGCACCTACGTCGGGAGAAGTCATCTTCGATGGCGAAAGCATCGGACGCAGCGGCCTGTCGCTCCAGAAATATCGAAGACAGGTGCAAATGGTCTTTCAGGACAGCTATTCGTCGCTCAATCCCAGACTGACCATAGAAGAATCCATCTCTTATGCCCCGATGGTCCACGGGGTTCCCAAATCCAAGGCCATTTCCCGCACACATGAATTGCTTGAAGCGGTCGGACTTGCGCCGTCGCAATACGCGCGCCGCTATCCGCACGAGCTTTCGGGAGGACAACGGCAGCGGATCAATATTGCGCGTGCCCTTGCGTTGCATCCCCGGCTTATCGTTCTGGACGAGCCTGTCTCGGCACTCGACAAGTCGGTCGAAGCGCAGGTGCTGAACCTTCTGATCGACCTGAAGAAACAATTCGACCTGACATATATTTTCATAAGTCATGATCTGAACGTGGTCGAACATGTCGCGGACCGGGTATTGGTGATGTATCTTGGGAAGATCGCAGAAATCGGACCGGTCGACTCGCTGTTCTCTGATCCTGCACATCCGTATACGCAGGCACTGCTTGACAGCCGTCCCTCCATGGATCCCTCGCGCCGCCGGACCGAGCCACCCTTGTTTGGCGATCCGCCCAATCCGATCAATCCCCCCTCGGGCTGCCGTTTTCGCACCCGATGCCGCAAGGCTTGGAGGCTTTGCGCCGAGCAGCCGCCACCTTTCCACCAGATCAAACCGAACCATTCGGCATCATGTCATGCAGTGGCACTTGACGCAGAAAGGGTTTCAGAATGAACATGTCGTCCCCAGCAACGGCCGTATCACGACCGCCACTGGTGCGCGCCAGGGATCTCTGCGTCAGCTTTGCCGCACCGCGCGCGACCGTCAACGCAGTCAACGGGGTCAATCTGGACCTGGCGCAAGGCGAGTCGCTCTGCATTCTTGGCGAAAGCGGTTCGGGGAAATCTGTCACCCTTCGTGCGATGATGCGCCTCAATCCCCCCAAACGCACAATGGTCACGGGTGAACTGAGCGTTGCGGACCAGGATGTGATGCAAATGACGCAAGCACAACTGTCGCAATATCGCGGGCCAGTTGTCTCGATGATTTTTCAAGAACCGCTTTCGGCATTGGACCCGGTCTTTACCATCGGCCACCAGATCGCTGAAGCGATTGTCCGACACGAGGGGATCAGTCGCAAGGCAGCCCGCGCCCGTGCGCTAAGCTTGCTGGAAATGGTCCAGATCCCGTCAGCAGCGCGCAGGCTTGGTGCCTATCCGCACGAGCTGTCAGGCGGGCTACGCCAAAGGGCCATGATCGCGATGGCGCTGTCGTGCAATCCCCGGCTGCTACTGGCCGACGAACCGACGACCGCGCTAGATGCCACAGTGCAAATTCAGATCCTGCTTTTGCTGCGGAAGTTGCAGCAGGAACTTGGCATGGGCGTGATCTTTGTCACCCATGATATTGGCGTGGCAAGCGAGATCGCAGACCGCGTAGCAGTCATGTACGGTGGCCGGGTTGTCGAAGAGGCCCCGGTAGAAACCCTGATCTTCGCACCGCGGCATCCCTATACCTGCGGATTGCTGGGCGCGACGGTGCATGCTGGCACCCGCGGGTCGCGATTGACAACAATTCCCGGCGCCCCGCCAGACCTGGCCAAGCTGCCAGCAGGGTGCGCTTTCGCGCCCCGCTGCACCCGTGCGGAAGCGCGATGTCACCAGGCTCTGCCGCCCCTGCTGGAAATATCCAAAGGCCATCGGGTCCGCTGTCCTGTCGTCTGCCCGCCCCAAAGCCAGGCCCCGATCAATGTGTGACGAGGCGGTTCGCGCGCTTGCAGGCGCATCCATTTCAAACCCCCGCCCCCGCCCCCGCCCCCGCCGAGGATGATTGACATGCTAGAGTACACGTTAAAGCGGATTGCCTACACGATACCAATTGGGTTGGCTGTCAGTCTGGTATGTTTCATGCTGGTGCATATTTCACCAGGAGACCCAATCGACGCCATCGTTCCGCCTGACACCTCCACAGAAGTGATAGAGCAAATCAGGGCAGAATACGGTTTGGATCGACCGTTGCCAGTGCAATACGGATTGTGGTTGTCGCGCGCAGTTCAGGGTGATTTTGGTGTATCAATCGCAAAAGGCCGACCGATAGGGCCAGACCTGTGGGTCGCCACGAAAAACAGCCTGATGCTGGCGGCATTCGGTGCGACATTGGGCTTTTTTATGGGCTGCGTGCTTGGCGGGGTCGCCGGTGCATTCCGAGATAGCTGGATTGACAGAATCTGTCTGGGCATCGCGCTCTTTGGGGTATCCGTGCCACATTACTGGCTCGGAATGGTGCTGGTGATCGTCTTCAGCGTCCAGTTGAACCTTCTGCCATCGATGGGGATGGGACCAACCGGGCCCTGGGCCTGGGACTGGGATCACCTGCGCTTCATGGTTTTGCCGACCATCACACTTTCGATGATCCCGGCCGGTCTTGTCACCCGAACGGTTCGCGGGCTGGTCAGCGATATCATGGGCCAAGATTATATCACGACCCTGCGCGGCAAAGGGCTGCGTACCAGCGGCATCGTGCTGCATGTCATCAAGAATGCAGCCCCCACAACGCTGGCCGTGATGGGATTGCAGCTGGCATCACTGCTGGGAGGGTCCATCCTTGTCGAGGCTGTATTCGCCTGGCCCGGGACCGGGATGCTGCTGAACAATGCAATCTTTCAGCGCGATTTGCCCGTGCTTCAGGCGACCACTCTCGTTTTGGCTTTCTTTTTCGTTTTTCTGAACCTGATCGTCGATCTGGCTCAGACCGCTCTTGACCCAAGGATGCGCCGGACATGAAAAACATCACTCGCTCACCCATGGGAATGCCGGAACCGATTGGGGTGACCCCAGCCCATGTCGCCGATGGATACTGGCGTGGCGTGATAGGTCGGTTGATGCAGGACAGGCTAACTGTCCTAAGCTGCGGTATCTTGTTGATAATGCTGATCGTGATCGTCTTCGCGCCGGTTTTTGCGCCCTATAGTCCGATAGACGGGAGCATCGCGCGGCGGTTGCGGCCGGTTGGCACACCGGGCCATTTGCTGGGAACAGACGAGCTGGGCCGCGACATGCTGAGCCGGATGATCTATGGCGGCAGGTTTTCATGGTTCATCGGGATCACACCGGTCGCTTTGGCGCTTGTGATCGGGGGCGGTCTTGGGATCATTGCCGGCTTTTTCGGCGGAACGACCAATATGGTCATCATGCGCGTGACGGATGTGTTCTATGCCTTTCCCTCGGTTCTTCTTGCCGTTGCAATAAGTGGCGCACTCGGGGCTGGTCTTGGAAACACCATCCTGTCCCTGACGATCGTGTTCATCCCGCCCATCATCCGGGTTGCAGAAAGCGTGACCACCGGTGTCCGCAACCTTGATTACATCGAAGCCGCCCGCGCAAGTGGTGCATCGGCAAGCTCGTTGGTCAGGATCCAGGTGCTGCCGAATGTGCTTGGGCCGATCTTCGTTTATGCGACCGGGCTGGTCAGCATCTCGATGATTATCGCGTCAGGTTTGTCCTTTCTTGG from Yoonia vestfoldensis encodes the following:
- a CDS encoding ABC transporter ATP-binding protein, with the translated sequence MNMSSPATAVSRPPLVRARDLCVSFAAPRATVNAVNGVNLDLAQGESLCILGESGSGKSVTLRAMMRLNPPKRTMVTGELSVADQDVMQMTQAQLSQYRGPVVSMIFQEPLSALDPVFTIGHQIAEAIVRHEGISRKAARARALSLLEMVQIPSAARRLGAYPHELSGGLRQRAMIAMALSCNPRLLLADEPTTALDATVQIQILLLLRKLQQELGMGVIFVTHDIGVASEIADRVAVMYGGRVVEEAPVETLIFAPRHPYTCGLLGATVHAGTRGSRLTTIPGAPPDLAKLPAGCAFAPRCTRAEARCHQALPPLLEISKGHRVRCPVVCPPQSQAPINV
- a CDS encoding ABC transporter permease, with protein sequence MKNITRSPMGMPEPIGVTPAHVADGYWRGVIGRLMQDRLTVLSCGILLIMLIVIVFAPVFAPYSPIDGSIARRLRPVGTPGHLLGTDELGRDMLSRMIYGGRFSWFIGITPVALALVIGGGLGIIAGFFGGTTNMVIMRVTDVFYAFPSVLLAVAISGALGAGLGNTILSLTIVFIPPIIRVAESVTTGVRNLDYIEAARASGASASSLVRIQVLPNVLGPIFVYATGLVSISMIIASGLSFLGLGVTPPNAEWGLMLNTLRSAIYSQPLIASLPGLCIFVTSICFNLASDGLRTAMDVRA
- a CDS encoding amidase family protein yields the protein MKDQDTGARQEFQLEEATIDQMQSAICAGQITCVEIVQHYIDRARAYNGVASMLITENGEAVDPAPGTLRAGAALRFPTKTIKAADLLPDLDRYKGKPLEFGRMEPTASDPDVMQQYGMITGIENGTQVNALGTLNIRGERSVTCKGDFDRHPDDGPLPEGAPAVCEIFRKLPDALEIAAEMDAQWGTSPDLDAMPLYGVVFSFKDPFDTKDMRSTGAADARYDMDAPARDHQLVDRLRRKGAIIFAKAINTEYNGRGGDPGGAYTADKVLPSTLGYQRSSWGGNPCNVYDTTRSASLGSSSGSAVSVSANLVMASLGEETRASCRGPSNHNSVALILPHKAMIGFDGGAIGADIYCDRTGIHARKIADAAKILDALAGPDESTYDPRDVFTTVPRSTVLKTGYLEAARRLGAEGSLKGKRIGIIRESMLRTGLKMTQPIVDAADAEIRTVLGDHLGATLVESRAAGWNGDSGLEQMSVDFTTALCRLVPVFMPEILFRLTASGEPLFPDFAAAIAPTEFMPGKTFGSGTLAPIDYCIKLAEGLIPPPSNLNIATIQPQELAMAFRFHIPQYLVRRAADWAELGVKETLVDFKSLNARSKFWGDDQRAAFKNWEEVTDLRNPLDQRQGVNERIMLRELLRRVDMMVILENELDCFVRLHTPLAPGKIGGAAEPGARHNMRGEAFYGPNAGLTEVLIPAGYVRTVYDPVFRLSDDGTEYISDYSDEPTIVAEPGMPFSLVFRAEPGMEDTILDVASAYENASMRRVMPPSFPPIPKS
- a CDS encoding cupin domain-containing protein, yielding MEKRAPIRESKSLRRSAVTSPQREPNGSEKANASGKNQAPRTGARLKHARLVKGYTLRQLAQIVDCSESMISKLENDKLAPSISMLHRLTAALDTSIAELFLEAENSSFDSGVTVFRADRRARFQVEPELEQAGSWFERILPIHRSGLLQANILNIPEGASTNSFVTHEGEEFGYMIKGELEVVVDQRSHFLRQGDVIYFSSALPHGYRNTSESVAQVLWINTPPTL
- a CDS encoding ABC transporter ATP-binding protein — translated: MIDRMPDRGGPQQPLLIARGLTKHFPLSKSLMRRHEVVQAVDNIDFSVMKGETLGIVGESGCGKSTASRLIMQLIAPTSGEVIFDGESIGRSGLSLQKYRRQVQMVFQDSYSSLNPRLTIEESISYAPMVHGVPKSKAISRTHELLEAVGLAPSQYARRYPHELSGGQRQRINIARALALHPRLIVLDEPVSALDKSVEAQVLNLLIDLKKQFDLTYIFISHDLNVVEHVADRVLVMYLGKIAEIGPVDSLFSDPAHPYTQALLDSRPSMDPSRRRTEPPLFGDPPNPINPPSGCRFRTRCRKAWRLCAEQPPPFHQIKPNHSASCHAVALDAERVSE
- a CDS encoding ABC transporter permease codes for the protein MLEYTLKRIAYTIPIGLAVSLVCFMLVHISPGDPIDAIVPPDTSTEVIEQIRAEYGLDRPLPVQYGLWLSRAVQGDFGVSIAKGRPIGPDLWVATKNSLMLAAFGATLGFFMGCVLGGVAGAFRDSWIDRICLGIALFGVSVPHYWLGMVLVIVFSVQLNLLPSMGMGPTGPWAWDWDHLRFMVLPTITLSMIPAGLVTRTVRGLVSDIMGQDYITTLRGKGLRTSGIVLHVIKNAAPTTLAVMGLQLASLLGGSILVEAVFAWPGTGMLLNNAIFQRDLPVLQATTLVLAFFFVFLNLIVDLAQTALDPRMRRT
- a CDS encoding SPOR domain-containing protein, with amino-acid sequence MAGKADGQRRGRGARLSYALGYAVLLAACAPLDPGGAGPMTQVNGAASARIASTQDVERPDIFEVTDQGLWDGRPSLGGIWVAHPDVRDPERVVIRNAVNGQSTVGALFRRERENPGPALQLSSDAAEDLGVLPGAPTELNVVVLRRQEIVVAPPAAIEPPADPVTEQATDQANDAGLASVAVVPATATATDIDTGAMPLPQSPLAQVGVFSIRDNADAAAVALTSAGFGVSVTNQQAGGRSLWRVVAGPVPDQQALARVRALGFADAYVLTGE